The following coding sequences are from one Passer domesticus isolate bPasDom1 chromosome 11, bPasDom1.hap1, whole genome shotgun sequence window:
- the KIF1A gene encoding kinesin-like protein KIF1A isoform X20 gives MAGASVKVAVRVRPFNSREMSRESKCIIQMSGSTTTILNPKQPKETPKSFSFDYSYWSHTTPADINYASQKQVYRDIGEEMLQHAFEGYNVCIFAYGQTGAGKSYTMMGKQEKDQQGIIPQLCEDLFSRINDTTNDNMSYSVEVSYMEIYCERVRDLLNPKNKGNLRVREHPLMGPYVEDLSKLAVTSYNDIQDLMDSGNKARTVAATNMNETSSRSHAVFNIIFTQKRHDAETDITTEKVSKISLVDLAGSERADSTGAKGTRLKEGANINKSLTTLGKVISALAEMDSGPNKNKKKKKTDFIPYRDSVLTWLLRENLGGNSRTAMVAALSPADINYDETLSTLRYADRAKQIRCNAVINEDPNNKLIRELKDEVARLRDLLYAQGLGDIIDTHPAAGGSKLTNAIAGISPSSSLSALSSRAASVASLHERIMFAPGSEEAIERLKETEKIIAELNETWEEKLRRTEAIRMEREALLAEMGVAMREDGGTLGVFSPKKTPHLVNLNEDPLMSECLLYYIKDGITRVGREDAEKRQDIVLSGHFIKEEHCLFRSDTKSGGEVIVTLEPCEGADTYVNGKKVTEPSVLRSGNRIIMGKSHVFRFNHPEQARQERERTPCAETPAEPVDWAFAQRELLEKQGIDMKQEMEQRLQELEDQYRREREEANYLLEQQRLDYESKLEALQKQMDSRYYPEANEEEEEPEDEVQWTEREFELALWAFRKWKWYQFTSLRDLLWGNAIFLKEANAISVELKKKVQFQFVLLTDTLYSPLPPDLLPPDAAKDREKRPFPRTIVAVEVQDQKNGATHYWTLEKLRQRLDLMREMYDRAAEVPSSVIEDCDNVVTGGDPFYDRFPWFRLVGRAFVYLSNLLYPVPLVHRVAIVSEKGEVKGFLRVAVQAISADEEAPDYGSGVRQSGTAKISFDDQHFEKFQSESCPAVGMSRSGTSQEELRIVEGQGQVSDVGPSADEVNNNTCAVTPEDLLDSPEKPAADGPLEVALDHLKLGSIFTFRVTVLQASSISAEYADIFCQFNFIHRHDEAFSTEPLKNTGRGPPLGFYHVQNIAVEVTKSFIEYIKSQPIVFEVFGHYQQHPFPPLCKDVLSPLRPSRRHFPRVMPLSKPVPATKLSTMTRPSAGPCQCKYDLMVFFEICELEANGDYIPAVVDHRGGMPCHGTFLLHQGIQRRISVTLVHETGSLIRWKEVRELVVGRIRNTPEADESLIDPNILSLNILSSGYIHPSQDDRQFLDSDMPRTFYQFEAAWDSSMHNSLLLNRVTPYREKIYITLSAYIEMENCTQPAVITKDFCMVFYSRDAKLPASRSIRNLFGSGSLRASESNRVTGVYELSLCRVADAGSPGMQRRRRRVLDTSVAYVRGEENLAGWRPRSDSLILDHQWELEKLSLLQEVEKTRHYLLLREKLETTQRLGMETLSPCSSEDSESRSTSCISSPLSADGAPESRTSPPETPSERQKELAVKCLRLLTHTFNREYSHSHVCISASESKLSEMSVTLMRDPSMPALGVTTLTPSSTCPSLVEGCYNAMEVRPPQVSSRAESPELEPVVEGEQKKSPARRPEEEKEPQRLLVPDIQEIRVSPIVSKKGYLHFLEPHTNGWVKRFVVVRRPYVYIYNTDKDAVERAILNLSKAQVEYSEDQQAMLKTPNTFAVCTEHRGILLQASSDKDMHDWLYAFNPLLAGSIRSKLSRRRTAQMRI, from the exons ATGGCGGGAGCGTCCGTGAAGGTGGCAGTGCGCGTCCGGCCCTTCAACTCCCGGGAGATGAGCCGGGAGTCCAAGTGCATCATCCAGATGTCAGGAAGCACCACCA CTATCCTGAacccaaaacagcccaaagAGACACCAAAAAGCTTCAGCTTTGACTATTCCTACTGGTCCCACACTACG CCTGCAGACATCAACTATGCATCCCAGAAGCAAGTGTACCGGGACATTGGCGAGGAGATGCTGCAGCATGCCTTTGAAGGCTACAACGTGTGCATCTTCGCCTACGGGCAGACAGGAGCTGGCAAATCCTACACCATGATGGGCAAGCAGGAGAAGGACCAGCAAGGCATCATCCCACAG CTGTGCGAGGACCTCTTCTCCCGCATCAACGACACCACCAACGACAACATGTCCTATTCTGTGGAG GTGAGCTACATGGAGATCTACTGTGAGCGCGTGAGGGACCTGCTGAACCCCAAGAACAAGGGGAACCTGCGGGTGAGGGAGCACCCCCTTATGGGTCCGTATGTTGAGGACCTTTCCAAGCTGGCTGTGACCTCCTACAATGACATCCAGGACCTTATGGACTCTGGAAACAAAGCCCG cacagtggcTGCTACCAACATGAATGAGACCAGCAGCCGCTCCCACGCCGTGTTCAACATCATCTTCACGCAGAAGCGGCACGACGCCGAGACAGACATCACCACTGAGAAG GTCAGCAAAATCAGCTTGGTGGACCTGGCTGGGAGTGAGCGAGCTGATTCCACAGGTGCCAAGGGCACAAGGCTAAAG GAAGGAGCAAACATCAACAAGTCCTTGACCACTCTGGGGAAAGTCATCTCTGCCCTGGCAGAAATG GACTCAGGGCCCAACAAG aacaagaagaagaagaagacagATTTCATCCCGTACCGAGACTCGGTGCTGACCTGGCTGCTGCGGGAGAACCTGG GAGGCAACTCCAGAACTGCCATGGTGGCTGCTCTCAGTCCTGCTGACATCAACTACGATGAGACCCTCAGCACCCTCAG GTATGCCGACCGTGCCAAGCAGATCCGCTGCAATGCTGTCATCAATGAGGACCCCAACAACAAGCTCATCCGGGAGCTGAAGGACGAGGTGGCACGCCTGCGTGACCTTCTCTACGCCCAGGGCCTCGGGGACATCATTGACA CCCATCCTGCTGCGGGAGGATCCAAAT TGACCAATGCCATCGCTGGGATCAGCCcttcttcctccctctctgCCTTGTCCAGCCGTGCTGCCTCTGTGGCCAGCCTCCACGAGCGCATCATGTTTGCTCCAGGCAGCGAAGAGGCAATTGAAAGGCTCAAG GAAACAGAGAAGATCATTGCAGAGCTGAACGAGACGTGGGAGGAGAAGCTGCGCAGGACAGAAGCGATACGGATGGAGAG AGAAGCGTTGCTGGCCGAAATGGGGGTGGCCATGAGGGAGGATGGAGGCACCTTGGGTGTATTTTCTCCTAAAAAG ACACCACACTTGGTCAACCTCAATGAGGATCCGCTCATGTCCGAGTGTCTGCTCTACTACATCAAGGATGGGATAACAAG GGTTGGCCGGGAAGATGCTGAGAAGAGGCAGGACATCGTTCTCAGCGGGCACTTCATTAAAGAGGAGCACTGCCTGTTCCGCAGCGACACCAAATCTGGTGGTGAAG TGATAGTGACCCTGGAGCCCTGTGAAGGCGCTGACACCTACGTGAATGGCAAAAAGGTGACGGAGCCCAGCGTCCTGCGCTCAG GAAACCGCATCATCATGGGCAAGAGCCACGTCTTCCGCTTCAACCACCCCGAGCAGGCTCGGCAGGAGCGCGAGCGGACGCCGTGCGCCGAGACCCCCGCCGAGCCCGTGGACTgggcctttgcccagagagagctgctggagaagcaaGGCATCGACATGAAGCAGGAGATGGAGCAGCG tctccaggagctggaggacCAGTACCGGAGAGAGCGGGAAGAGGCAAATTACCTTCTGGAACAGCAGAGACTG GACTATGAGAGCAAACTGGAGGCACTGCAGAAGCAGATGGATTCTAGGTATTACCCTGAGGcaaatgaggaggaggaagaaccTGAGGATGAAG TGCAGTGGACCGAGCGGGAATTCGAGCTCGCCCTCTGGGCCTTTAGGAAGTGGAAGTGGTACCAGTTCACCTCCCTCCGTGACCTGCTCTGGGGCAACGCTATCTTCCTCAAGGAAGCCAATGCCATCAGCGTGGAGCTGAAAAAGAAG GTCCAGTTCCAGTTTGTGCTCCTCACGGACACGCTGTACTCGCCTCTCCCTCCCGACCTGCTGCCTCCCGATGCTGCCAAGGACCGGGAGAAGCGGCCGTTCCCGCGCACCATCGTGGCTGTGGAGGTGCAGGACCAGAAGAACGGGGCAACGCATTACTGGACCCTGGAGAAGCTGAG gcagcgCCTGGACCTGATGCGCGAGATGTACGACCGAGCAGCAGAGGTGCCTTCCAGCGTCATCGAGGACTGTGACAATGTGGTGACTGGCGGAGACCCTTTCTACGACCGCTTTCCCTGGTTCAGGCTGGTGGGCAG GGCCTTTGTCTACCTGAGCAACCTCCTGTACCCCGTGCCCCTGGTGCACCGCGTGGCCATCGTCAGCGAGAAGGGCGAGGTGAAGGGCTTCCTGCGCGTGGCTGTCCAGGCCATCTCAG CGGATGAAGAAGCCCCTGACTATGGCTCTGGTGTGCGGCAGTCGGGGACGGCCAAGATCTCCTTTGACGACCAGCACTTTGAGAAG TTCCAGTCAGAGTCGTGCCCAGCTGTGGGGATGTCTCGCTCGGGGACCTCTCAGGAGGAGCTGCGCATCGTGGAGGGCCAGGGCCAGGTCAGCGACGTGGGTCCGTCCGCCGATGAAGTCAACAACAACACCTGTGCAG TGACCCCAGAGGATCTTCTGGACAGCCCAGAGAAGCCTGCAGCAGACGGGCCACTGGAGGTGGCTTTGGACCACCTGAAGCTGGGCAGCATCTTCACTTTCCGAGTGACAGTCCTGCAAGCCTCCAGCATCTCTGCAGAATACGCTGACATCTTCTGCCAGTTCAA ctTCATCCATCGCCATGATGAGGCCTTTTCAACAGAACCCTTGAAGAACACAGGACGGGGGCCACCCCTGGGCTTCTACCACGTCCAGAAT ATCGCTGTGGAGGTGACAAAATCTTTCATCGAGTACATCAAGAGCCAGCCAATTGTGTTCGAGGTGTTTGGCCATTACCAGCAGCACCCCTTCCCACCTCTCTGCAAGGATGTCCTGAG cccactgaggccatcccgaCGCCACTTCCCTCGTGTGATGCCACTGTCCAAACCAG TGCCTGCGACAAAGCTGAGCACCATGACCCGGCCCAGTGCTGGCCCCTGCCAGTGCAAGTATGACCTGATGGTCTTCTTTGAGATCTGTGAGCTGGAGGCCAATGGAGA CTACATCCCTGCTGTTGTGGACCACCGTGGGGGCATGCCATGCCATGGGACATTCCTCCTTCATCAG GGCATCCAGAGGAGAATCAGTGTCACCTTGGTGCATGAAACGGGCAGCCTCATCCGCTGGAAGGAAGTGCGGGAGCTGGTTGTGG GTCGAATCCGGAACACGCCAGAGGCAGACGAGTCACTCATCGACCCCAACATTCTGTCCCTGAACATCCTCTCCTCCGGCTACATCCACCCCTCCCAGGACGACCG GCAGTTTCTTGATTCGGATATGCCTAG gACTTTCTACCAGTTTGAGGCGGCGTGGGATAGCTCCATGCACAACTCGCTGCTGCTCAACCGTGTCACCCCTTACCGGGAGAAGATCTACATCACCCTGTCAGCTTACATCGAG ATGGAGAACTGCACTCAGCCCGCCGTCATCACCAAAGACTTCTGCATGGTTTTCTACTCCCGGGATGCCAAACTTCCTGCCTCGCGCTCCATCCGCAATCTTTTTGGCAGCGGCAGCCTGCGGGCTTCTGAGAG CAACCGCGTGACAGGAGTCTACGAGCTCAGCCTCTGCCGCGTGGCTGATGCCGGCAGCCCAG GCATGCAGAGAAGGCGCCGGCGTGTGCTGGACACCTCAGTAGCCTACGTCCGGGGAGAGGAGAACCTGGCTGGCTGGCGGCCTCGCAGTGACAGCCTCATCCTTGACCATCAGTGGGAGCTGGAGAAACTCAGCCTTCTGCAAGAA GTGGAGAAGACAAGACACTACCTGTTACTGCGCGAGAAGCTGGAGACCACCCAGCGCCTGGGCATGGAGACCCTGTCCCCCTGCTCCAGTGAGGATTCTGAGTCCCGAAGCACATCCTGCATCTCTTCCCCACTCTCTGCTGATGGAGCACCTGAAAGCCGCACCTCtccccctgagacccccagcGAGAGGCAGAAGGAGCTGGCTGTGAAG TGTTTGCGCCTGCTCACACACACCTTCAACAGGGAGTACAGCCACAGCCACGTCTGCATCAGCGCCAGCGAGAGCAAG CTGTCTGAAATGTCCGTGACCTTGATGAGAGACCCTTCCATGCCAGCTCTTGGGGTCACCACTCTCACCCCCTCCTCGACCTGCCCCTCACTGGTGGAAGGATGTTACAATGCCATGGAGGTCAG acccccccaggTTTCCTCCAGGGCAGAGAGCCCCGAACTGGAGCCTGTGGTAGAAGGAGAGCAGAAGAAGTCCCCAGCCCGCCGGcctgaggaggagaaggagccccaGCGGTTGCTGGTGCCCGACATCCAGGAGATTCGAGTCAG TCCCATCGTCTCCAAAAAGGGCTACCTGCACTTCCTGGAGCCTCACACCAACGGATGGGTGAAACGCTTCGTGGTGGTCCGGCGTCCCTACGTCTACATCTACAACACGGACAAGGACGCGGTCGAGAGGGCCATCCTCAACCTCTCCAAGGCGCAGGTGGAGTACAGCGAGGACCAGCAGGCCATGCTCAAG ACCCCGAACACATTTGCGGTGTGCACGGAGCACCggggcatcctgctgcaggcGAGCAGTGACAAAGACATGCACGACTGGCTCTATGCTTTCAACCCTCTCCTGGCTGGATCCATAAG ATCCAAGCTGTCAAGAAGGAGAACAGCCCAGATGAGAATCTAA
- the KIF1A gene encoding kinesin-like protein KIF1A isoform X15 — protein sequence MAGASVKVAVRVRPFNSREMSRESKCIIQMSGSTTTILNPKQPKETPKSFSFDYSYWSHTTPADINYASQKQVYRDIGEEMLQHAFEGYNVCIFAYGQTGAGKSYTMMGKQEKDQQGIIPQLCEDLFSRINDTTNDNMSYSVEVSYMEIYCERVRDLLNPKNKGNLRVREHPLMGPYVEDLSKLAVTSYNDIQDLMDSGNKARTVAATNMNETSSRSHAVFNIIFTQKRHDAETDITTEKVSKISLVDLAGSERADSTGAKGTRLKEGANINKSLTTLGKVISALAEMDSGPNKNKKKKKTDFIPYRDSVLTWLLRENLGGNSRTAMVAALSPADINYDETLSTLRYADRAKQIRCNAVINEDPNNKLIRELKDEVARLRDLLYAQGLGDIIDTHPAAGGSKYVSDFENNNDARGAELSQRHDNLSTVTNAIAGISPSSSLSALSSRAASVASLHERIMFAPGSEEAIERLKETEKIIAELNETWEEKLRRTEAIRMEREALLAEMGVAMREDGGTLGVFSPKKTPHLVNLNEDPLMSECLLYYIKDGITRVGREDAEKRQDIVLSGHFIKEEHCLFRSDTKSGGEVIVTLEPCEGADTYVNGKKVTEPSVLRSGNRIIMGKSHVFRFNHPEQARQERERTPCAETPAEPVDWAFAQRELLEKQGIDMKQEMEQRLQELEDQYRREREEANYLLEQQRLDYESKLEALQKQMDSRYYPEANEEEEEPEDEVQWTEREFELALWAFRKWKWYQFTSLRDLLWGNAIFLKEANAISVELKKKVQFQFVLLTDTLYSPLPPDLLPPDAAKDREKRPFPRTIVAVEVQDQKNGATHYWTLEKLRQRLDLMREMYDRAAEVPSSVIEDCDNVVTGGDPFYDRFPWFRLVGRAFVYLSNLLYPVPLVHRVAIVSEKGEVKGFLRVAVQAISADEEAPDYGSGVRQSGTAKISFDDQHFEKFQSESCPAVGMSRSGTSQEELRIVEGQGQVSDVGPSADEVNNNTCAVTPEDLLDSPEKPAADGPLEVALDHLKLGSIFTFRVTVLQASSISAEYADIFCQFNFIHRHDEAFSTEPLKNTGRGPPLGFYHVQNIAVEVTKSFIEYIKSQPIVFEVFGHYQQHPFPPLCKDVLSPLRPSRRHFPRVMPLSKPVPATKLSTMTRPSAGPCQCKYDLMVFFEICELEANGDYIPAVVDHRGGMPCHGTFLLHQGIQRRISVTLVHETGSLIRWKEVRELVVGRIRNTPEADESLIDPNILSLNILSSGYIHPSQDDRQFLDSDMPRTFYQFEAAWDSSMHNSLLLNRVTPYREKIYITLSAYIEMENCTQPAVITKDFCMVFYSRDAKLPASRSIRNLFGSGSLRASESNRVTGVYELSLCRVADAGSPGMQRRRRRVLDTSVAYVRGEENLAGWRPRSDSLILDHQWELEKLSLLQEVEKTRHYLLLREKLETTQRLGMETLSPCSSEDSESRSTSCISSPLSADGAPESRTSPPETPSERQKELAVKCLRLLTHTFNREYSHSHVCISASESKLSEMSVTLMRDPSMPALGVTTLTPSSTCPSLVEGCYNAMEVRPPQVSSRAESPELEPVVEGEQKKSPARRPEEEKEPQRLLVPDIQEIRVSPIVSKKGYLHFLEPHTNGWVKRFVVVRRPYVYIYNTDKDAVERAILNLSKAQVEYSEDQQAMLKTPNTFAVCTEHRGILLQASSDKDMHDWLYAFNPLLAGSIRSKLSRRRTAQMRI from the exons ATGGCGGGAGCGTCCGTGAAGGTGGCAGTGCGCGTCCGGCCCTTCAACTCCCGGGAGATGAGCCGGGAGTCCAAGTGCATCATCCAGATGTCAGGAAGCACCACCA CTATCCTGAacccaaaacagcccaaagAGACACCAAAAAGCTTCAGCTTTGACTATTCCTACTGGTCCCACACTACG CCTGCAGACATCAACTATGCATCCCAGAAGCAAGTGTACCGGGACATTGGCGAGGAGATGCTGCAGCATGCCTTTGAAGGCTACAACGTGTGCATCTTCGCCTACGGGCAGACAGGAGCTGGCAAATCCTACACCATGATGGGCAAGCAGGAGAAGGACCAGCAAGGCATCATCCCACAG CTGTGCGAGGACCTCTTCTCCCGCATCAACGACACCACCAACGACAACATGTCCTATTCTGTGGAG GTGAGCTACATGGAGATCTACTGTGAGCGCGTGAGGGACCTGCTGAACCCCAAGAACAAGGGGAACCTGCGGGTGAGGGAGCACCCCCTTATGGGTCCGTATGTTGAGGACCTTTCCAAGCTGGCTGTGACCTCCTACAATGACATCCAGGACCTTATGGACTCTGGAAACAAAGCCCG cacagtggcTGCTACCAACATGAATGAGACCAGCAGCCGCTCCCACGCCGTGTTCAACATCATCTTCACGCAGAAGCGGCACGACGCCGAGACAGACATCACCACTGAGAAG GTCAGCAAAATCAGCTTGGTGGACCTGGCTGGGAGTGAGCGAGCTGATTCCACAGGTGCCAAGGGCACAAGGCTAAAG GAAGGAGCAAACATCAACAAGTCCTTGACCACTCTGGGGAAAGTCATCTCTGCCCTGGCAGAAATG GACTCAGGGCCCAACAAG aacaagaagaagaagaagacagATTTCATCCCGTACCGAGACTCGGTGCTGACCTGGCTGCTGCGGGAGAACCTGG GAGGCAACTCCAGAACTGCCATGGTGGCTGCTCTCAGTCCTGCTGACATCAACTACGATGAGACCCTCAGCACCCTCAG GTATGCCGACCGTGCCAAGCAGATCCGCTGCAATGCTGTCATCAATGAGGACCCCAACAACAAGCTCATCCGGGAGCTGAAGGACGAGGTGGCACGCCTGCGTGACCTTCTCTACGCCCAGGGCCTCGGGGACATCATTGACA CCCATCCTGCTGCGGGAGGATCCAAAT ATGTGTCCGACTTTGAGAACAATAATGATGCTCGAGGGGCAGAGCTGAGTCAGCGCCATGACAATCTCTCCACAGTGACCAATGCCATCGCTGGGATCAGCCcttcttcctccctctctgCCTTGTCCAGCCGTGCTGCCTCTGTGGCCAGCCTCCACGAGCGCATCATGTTTGCTCCAGGCAGCGAAGAGGCAATTGAAAGGCTCAAG GAAACAGAGAAGATCATTGCAGAGCTGAACGAGACGTGGGAGGAGAAGCTGCGCAGGACAGAAGCGATACGGATGGAGAG AGAAGCGTTGCTGGCCGAAATGGGGGTGGCCATGAGGGAGGATGGAGGCACCTTGGGTGTATTTTCTCCTAAAAAG ACACCACACTTGGTCAACCTCAATGAGGATCCGCTCATGTCCGAGTGTCTGCTCTACTACATCAAGGATGGGATAACAAG GGTTGGCCGGGAAGATGCTGAGAAGAGGCAGGACATCGTTCTCAGCGGGCACTTCATTAAAGAGGAGCACTGCCTGTTCCGCAGCGACACCAAATCTGGTGGTGAAG TGATAGTGACCCTGGAGCCCTGTGAAGGCGCTGACACCTACGTGAATGGCAAAAAGGTGACGGAGCCCAGCGTCCTGCGCTCAG GAAACCGCATCATCATGGGCAAGAGCCACGTCTTCCGCTTCAACCACCCCGAGCAGGCTCGGCAGGAGCGCGAGCGGACGCCGTGCGCCGAGACCCCCGCCGAGCCCGTGGACTgggcctttgcccagagagagctgctggagaagcaaGGCATCGACATGAAGCAGGAGATGGAGCAGCG tctccaggagctggaggacCAGTACCGGAGAGAGCGGGAAGAGGCAAATTACCTTCTGGAACAGCAGAGACTG GACTATGAGAGCAAACTGGAGGCACTGCAGAAGCAGATGGATTCTAGGTATTACCCTGAGGcaaatgaggaggaggaagaaccTGAGGATGAAG TGCAGTGGACCGAGCGGGAATTCGAGCTCGCCCTCTGGGCCTTTAGGAAGTGGAAGTGGTACCAGTTCACCTCCCTCCGTGACCTGCTCTGGGGCAACGCTATCTTCCTCAAGGAAGCCAATGCCATCAGCGTGGAGCTGAAAAAGAAG GTCCAGTTCCAGTTTGTGCTCCTCACGGACACGCTGTACTCGCCTCTCCCTCCCGACCTGCTGCCTCCCGATGCTGCCAAGGACCGGGAGAAGCGGCCGTTCCCGCGCACCATCGTGGCTGTGGAGGTGCAGGACCAGAAGAACGGGGCAACGCATTACTGGACCCTGGAGAAGCTGAG gcagcgCCTGGACCTGATGCGCGAGATGTACGACCGAGCAGCAGAGGTGCCTTCCAGCGTCATCGAGGACTGTGACAATGTGGTGACTGGCGGAGACCCTTTCTACGACCGCTTTCCCTGGTTCAGGCTGGTGGGCAG GGCCTTTGTCTACCTGAGCAACCTCCTGTACCCCGTGCCCCTGGTGCACCGCGTGGCCATCGTCAGCGAGAAGGGCGAGGTGAAGGGCTTCCTGCGCGTGGCTGTCCAGGCCATCTCAG CGGATGAAGAAGCCCCTGACTATGGCTCTGGTGTGCGGCAGTCGGGGACGGCCAAGATCTCCTTTGACGACCAGCACTTTGAGAAG TTCCAGTCAGAGTCGTGCCCAGCTGTGGGGATGTCTCGCTCGGGGACCTCTCAGGAGGAGCTGCGCATCGTGGAGGGCCAGGGCCAGGTCAGCGACGTGGGTCCGTCCGCCGATGAAGTCAACAACAACACCTGTGCAG TGACCCCAGAGGATCTTCTGGACAGCCCAGAGAAGCCTGCAGCAGACGGGCCACTGGAGGTGGCTTTGGACCACCTGAAGCTGGGCAGCATCTTCACTTTCCGAGTGACAGTCCTGCAAGCCTCCAGCATCTCTGCAGAATACGCTGACATCTTCTGCCAGTTCAA ctTCATCCATCGCCATGATGAGGCCTTTTCAACAGAACCCTTGAAGAACACAGGACGGGGGCCACCCCTGGGCTTCTACCACGTCCAGAAT ATCGCTGTGGAGGTGACAAAATCTTTCATCGAGTACATCAAGAGCCAGCCAATTGTGTTCGAGGTGTTTGGCCATTACCAGCAGCACCCCTTCCCACCTCTCTGCAAGGATGTCCTGAG cccactgaggccatcccgaCGCCACTTCCCTCGTGTGATGCCACTGTCCAAACCAG TGCCTGCGACAAAGCTGAGCACCATGACCCGGCCCAGTGCTGGCCCCTGCCAGTGCAAGTATGACCTGATGGTCTTCTTTGAGATCTGTGAGCTGGAGGCCAATGGAGA CTACATCCCTGCTGTTGTGGACCACCGTGGGGGCATGCCATGCCATGGGACATTCCTCCTTCATCAG GGCATCCAGAGGAGAATCAGTGTCACCTTGGTGCATGAAACGGGCAGCCTCATCCGCTGGAAGGAAGTGCGGGAGCTGGTTGTGG GTCGAATCCGGAACACGCCAGAGGCAGACGAGTCACTCATCGACCCCAACATTCTGTCCCTGAACATCCTCTCCTCCGGCTACATCCACCCCTCCCAGGACGACCG GCAGTTTCTTGATTCGGATATGCCTAG gACTTTCTACCAGTTTGAGGCGGCGTGGGATAGCTCCATGCACAACTCGCTGCTGCTCAACCGTGTCACCCCTTACCGGGAGAAGATCTACATCACCCTGTCAGCTTACATCGAG ATGGAGAACTGCACTCAGCCCGCCGTCATCACCAAAGACTTCTGCATGGTTTTCTACTCCCGGGATGCCAAACTTCCTGCCTCGCGCTCCATCCGCAATCTTTTTGGCAGCGGCAGCCTGCGGGCTTCTGAGAG CAACCGCGTGACAGGAGTCTACGAGCTCAGCCTCTGCCGCGTGGCTGATGCCGGCAGCCCAG GCATGCAGAGAAGGCGCCGGCGTGTGCTGGACACCTCAGTAGCCTACGTCCGGGGAGAGGAGAACCTGGCTGGCTGGCGGCCTCGCAGTGACAGCCTCATCCTTGACCATCAGTGGGAGCTGGAGAAACTCAGCCTTCTGCAAGAA GTGGAGAAGACAAGACACTACCTGTTACTGCGCGAGAAGCTGGAGACCACCCAGCGCCTGGGCATGGAGACCCTGTCCCCCTGCTCCAGTGAGGATTCTGAGTCCCGAAGCACATCCTGCATCTCTTCCCCACTCTCTGCTGATGGAGCACCTGAAAGCCGCACCTCtccccctgagacccccagcGAGAGGCAGAAGGAGCTGGCTGTGAAG TGTTTGCGCCTGCTCACACACACCTTCAACAGGGAGTACAGCCACAGCCACGTCTGCATCAGCGCCAGCGAGAGCAAG CTGTCTGAAATGTCCGTGACCTTGATGAGAGACCCTTCCATGCCAGCTCTTGGGGTCACCACTCTCACCCCCTCCTCGACCTGCCCCTCACTGGTGGAAGGATGTTACAATGCCATGGAGGTCAG acccccccaggTTTCCTCCAGGGCAGAGAGCCCCGAACTGGAGCCTGTGGTAGAAGGAGAGCAGAAGAAGTCCCCAGCCCGCCGGcctgaggaggagaaggagccccaGCGGTTGCTGGTGCCCGACATCCAGGAGATTCGAGTCAG TCCCATCGTCTCCAAAAAGGGCTACCTGCACTTCCTGGAGCCTCACACCAACGGATGGGTGAAACGCTTCGTGGTGGTCCGGCGTCCCTACGTCTACATCTACAACACGGACAAGGACGCGGTCGAGAGGGCCATCCTCAACCTCTCCAAGGCGCAGGTGGAGTACAGCGAGGACCAGCAGGCCATGCTCAAG ACCCCGAACACATTTGCGGTGTGCACGGAGCACCggggcatcctgctgcaggcGAGCAGTGACAAAGACATGCACGACTGGCTCTATGCTTTCAACCCTCTCCTGGCTGGATCCATAAG ATCCAAGCTGTCAAGAAGGAGAACAGCCCAGATGAGAATCTAA